One window of the Myxococcota bacterium genome contains the following:
- a CDS encoding glycosyltransferase: MKRFRPDFVFIHAQDVADATFEELAAAHPTVMFTPDCWKSPVEPRNLGIADRVDLLCTVARGQVPEFEKAGVPRCAYLAEAHDPDIHFPVDAASVPETFRSEVAYIGKYSADSPLHRTRGELLGPVAKRFQTHVYGVGWEALGLEATRREVFPEQYRQICAGAQIVLGCDWRHDVAWYFSNRTWFTLGCRGFLITNYAPGLEDLFENHGQLVWYRSVEEALELIEHYRARPEERRRIAEAGLAYVREHRTYQHFARDLVDLFEGRDPAFPPPPRPVHPDGSPYSPREDS; this comes from the coding sequence GTGAAGCGGTTTCGACCCGACTTCGTCTTCATCCACGCCCAGGACGTCGCCGACGCGACCTTCGAGGAGCTCGCCGCGGCGCACCCGACGGTGATGTTTACCCCGGACTGCTGGAAATCTCCGGTGGAGCCTCGGAATCTCGGGATCGCCGACCGCGTCGACCTGCTCTGCACGGTGGCCCGCGGTCAGGTGCCCGAGTTCGAGAAGGCCGGGGTGCCACGCTGCGCCTATCTGGCCGAGGCCCACGATCCGGACATCCACTTCCCCGTCGACGCCGCGAGCGTTCCCGAGACGTTCCGCTCGGAGGTCGCCTACATCGGAAAGTACTCCGCGGACTCGCCGCTCCACCGAACGCGCGGCGAGCTGCTCGGGCCGGTCGCGAAGCGTTTCCAGACCCACGTCTACGGCGTCGGGTGGGAGGCGCTCGGCCTGGAAGCGACCCGACGCGAAGTGTTCCCCGAGCAGTACCGGCAGATCTGTGCGGGCGCCCAGATCGTGCTGGGCTGCGACTGGCGCCACGACGTCGCCTGGTACTTCTCGAACCGCACCTGGTTCACGCTGGGCTGCCGCGGCTTCCTGATCACGAACTACGCGCCTGGCCTCGAGGATCTCTTCGAGAACCACGGCCAACTCGTCTGGTACCGCTCGGTCGAAGAAGCCCTGGAGCTGATCGAGCACTATCGCGCGCGACCCGAGGAGCGCCGGCGCATCGCGGAGGCCGGTCTCGCCTACGTCCGCGAACACCGCACCTACCAGCACTTCGCGCGCGACCTCGTCGACCTCTTCGAAGGCCGGGATCCCGCCTTTCCGCCGCCGCCACGACCCGTCCACCCCGACGGTTCGCCATACTCCCCCCGTGAAGATTCGTGA
- a CDS encoding tetratricopeptide repeat protein, which translates to MKIRERFAALAEAPDARLDLEEGAILIAAEEYPELDEAGVRAELDRLGTEAATRIASQSDPDARVEALHAYLFDEEGFAGAEAYYDPRNSYLNDVLTRRIGIPITLALVYMSVGRRARLDLRGISFPGHFLVRAAVGEDRYLDAFHGRTLEMGEIETRLAATLGANVALRPEIHLRDATSREILVRMLTNLQQIFAQTGDVDRLLSCCDRILLLTPHNPVALRDRALVYQSLGWFAAAVSDLESALEWAPEGELSLSLSTRRDALRSRMGPVH; encoded by the coding sequence GTGAAGATTCGTGAACGATTCGCGGCGCTGGCCGAGGCGCCCGACGCCCGCCTCGACCTCGAAGAAGGCGCCATTCTGATCGCCGCCGAGGAGTATCCCGAGCTCGACGAGGCCGGGGTGCGCGCCGAGCTCGACCGGCTCGGCACCGAGGCGGCCACACGAATCGCGTCCCAGAGTGATCCCGACGCGCGTGTCGAGGCACTCCACGCCTACCTCTTCGACGAGGAGGGCTTCGCCGGGGCCGAGGCCTACTACGATCCGCGCAACAGCTATCTGAACGACGTGCTCACGCGCCGCATCGGGATCCCGATCACACTGGCGCTCGTGTACATGAGCGTGGGGCGACGGGCGCGACTCGACCTGCGCGGCATCTCCTTCCCGGGGCACTTCCTGGTCCGAGCCGCCGTCGGCGAAGACCGCTACCTCGACGCCTTTCACGGACGCACCCTGGAGATGGGTGAGATCGAGACACGGCTCGCCGCCACCCTCGGCGCAAACGTCGCCCTGCGGCCCGAGATCCATCTGCGCGACGCCACCTCGCGCGAGATCCTGGTGCGGATGCTCACGAACCTCCAGCAGATCTTCGCCCAGACCGGCGACGTCGATCGCCTGCTCTCCTGCTGCGACCGGATTCTCCTGCTCACGCCGCACAACCCGGTCGCCCTGCGTGATCGGGCGCTCGTGTATCAGAGCCTCGGCTGGTTCGCGGCGGCGGTGTCCGATCTCGAGAGCGCCCTCGAGTGGGCACCCGAGGGAGAACTCTCCCTGAGTCTCAGCACGCGTCGCGATGCCCTGCGCTCGCGCATGGGACCGGTGCACTGA
- a CDS encoding GDSL-type esterase/lipase family protein produces MGARLRQWAAVLLLGIAPLALVEGGLRLFGWPTERVRTLGKLLNFDADSWNGAIGVFRPGARSTVMWPPELAYEVHINGLGLRGPEIAPTPPAGRQRILALGDSMTFGYYLEEDETWPAQLEARLRATGQDVEVVNGGSGGWSIESHAKFLEERALSLAPDHVVIGFCANDIADLSRGGAVFEGQKRAVGGGRGALTEAVYTSATYELYLRAKVWWKHFRESRSGELDHALTSVDVPPDQRDALWERYAEWLDRLHATLTEAGIPLTLVYIPDAYKLENDLPATDAERLRQLARDRGIGFASPLARFEANPDAKLFHLPLDPHLAVDGAALVASAVEQALADADDMPAPLPPEGVDGEDAS; encoded by the coding sequence GTGGGCGCGCGTCTCCGGCAATGGGCGGCCGTTCTCCTGCTCGGCATTGCGCCCCTCGCGCTCGTCGAGGGGGGGCTGCGGCTCTTCGGCTGGCCGACCGAGCGCGTGCGCACCCTCGGCAAACTGCTCAACTTCGACGCGGACAGCTGGAACGGCGCCATCGGCGTGTTCCGCCCGGGCGCGCGCAGCACCGTGATGTGGCCGCCGGAGCTGGCCTACGAAGTGCACATCAACGGCCTGGGTCTGCGTGGCCCCGAGATCGCGCCCACGCCACCCGCCGGACGCCAACGCATCCTCGCCCTCGGCGACTCGATGACCTTCGGGTACTACCTCGAAGAAGACGAGACCTGGCCGGCCCAGCTCGAGGCGCGCCTGCGCGCGACGGGGCAGGACGTCGAGGTGGTCAACGGCGGCAGCGGCGGTTGGTCGATCGAGTCCCACGCGAAGTTCCTCGAAGAACGCGCCCTCTCCCTCGCCCCCGACCATGTGGTGATCGGCTTCTGCGCCAACGACATCGCCGATCTCTCGCGTGGCGGCGCGGTGTTCGAGGGCCAGAAACGTGCGGTCGGCGGTGGCCGCGGCGCATTGACCGAAGCGGTCTACACGAGCGCCACCTACGAGCTGTATCTGCGCGCGAAGGTCTGGTGGAAGCACTTTCGGGAATCGCGCTCGGGCGAGCTCGACCACGCGCTCACGTCGGTAGACGTTCCCCCGGACCAGAGAGACGCGCTCTGGGAGCGCTACGCCGAATGGCTCGACCGACTCCACGCGACGCTCACCGAGGCCGGGATCCCGCTCACGCTCGTCTACATCCCGGACGCCTACAAGCTCGAGAACGACCTGCCGGCCACCGACGCCGAGCGACTCCGTCAGCTGGCCCGTGACCGGGGCATCGGGTTCGCGTCGCCACTCGCACGCTTCGAGGCCAATCCGGACGCGAAGCTCTTCCACCTGCCCCTCGATCCCCATCTGGCCGTAGACGGGGCCGCACTCGTCGCGTCGGCGGTGGAACAGGCGCTGGCCGACGCCGACGACATGCCCGCGCCGCTTCCGCCCGAGGGAGTCGACGGCGAAGACGCGTCCTAG
- a CDS encoding filamentous hemagglutinin N-terminal domain-containing protein, whose amino-acid sequence MNTNPLLPSAQPHRPKDRWRRSTAWLLLACLQVFPPGIAFAGPEGEQVVSGSADFHREGNLTHITTHTPETIVNYTGFDIGVHETVRIDQPGAHARILNNVLSTDPTFLDGQLVSNGQVWIVNPVGVFVGDRAIIDVGSLVAAAGHVDHEDFLAGVDRISELQGEVGVAAGAQIRAAEQVLLAGRYVANYGHIEAPGGMIALVAGDAVRLARVDGRVSITADRATAPDPDRFGVVQAGHLDAGSTGSVHLTAGDAYSLAMNHTGITRAGEIHAEGGDGGVVRIAGRLDASREGEGEQGGRIAVLGDTIGLVDATLDASGDAGGGEILVGGEQQGQGDTPTAERTYVDADSVLRADALSEGNGGRIIVWADDTTAFYGTVSGRGGAESGDGGFAEISGKRSLVSRGDVDLGADNGEFGTLLYDPLQIVIRGGTADGTDAPNVDANLLQGDAGLAGFVASTDNGTNTTPGVVVPFEIYESEIEGTQANLVLQAGQSITTTGTFNNDSGAGEGVGVVRLQPGRDLDLLVVDTGDPVLPGDIVGIDIRTSDTGDLTWQLSDGGAASLRTETDGTRASVIRVGTLETQGVRDGAANAIEIDAQGSGDIEIGTLRTSGSDPMGSPTDVVDGVVVNRIDAGNVTVLTDAGDVTVGTIEAVGGNATNLTSSDPTLTDGGDGGDGGIVSVASFLGAVTVDTIDVSGGDGVAQLLDTGSGPSENASGGFGGGISLIADADPTSAEPAAAGARSVTVTGNLLARGGDGLGTRNADVPDPDGGPPTNRDFGASGGAGGQIFLGAGLVADEGTVTVGGAGPVVVDASGGAGTSAGGNATGGGISPFSGAAVGSVRVEAHDDVVLTDTDIVANGGRSGFDTQLASVSGPGGLAGGGGEVSMLSDAGDVRVDAASTVTANGAEGRFESSLVMPDPDTLILAGQGGGGGNLVFEANGDGGQVEVLGALSARGGDGNYGAAGAGGQVLLDTQDGAATLADVDVSGGNANFVVVPGLMLEPLAGGNGGNVQVTTRAGTGSSATGGGDVLLGGTITSLGGTGIPTQDPPATDPNENHGVGGLVRITSVQDVESAGSNAQIQAGTVVVTGSDVFAAGNDLLLSSTGNTGPADFVDQATVEAAGNARVLLDDANAFDRVELIQDRADRNFDAFRSDGTTVVVDADGTSATQHTLQSMVTQNGDAHLTYRLRTDVGDGDGGTPIDAIETQTLVVANGAVNLGDNGGTLAHARAVATESEGERLIGAIEAQGAGPHVTTAGNLQLFGTRIGSTATPLSVNGTGASVELGVAGSVDASVTNAAILDVTQRVAGADVNIGLGGGDVVTIDGTVVDDGQSRTETTRVTAANTTTSGTAFYFHLDDDSAGSGPADEPTVVIANGAVQLGADGGFASRGSVQLEDGAGSAIDAGGNQLALIADTDRDGIGAVLAEGTGTHVANVGALLAVGGAGVGSEANPLRTNGGATLAVAGSGGSGDFQLVNDNGVLQLVPIDLLVANRGEQETVSYAGVGATGDVVLDNGGREIVLGAIQPDETSFQLIENPAFVIRGTEEGTELRAGFGDLRYGLAAFAVSGPAVTNAHVTSGGNQRFAGDVTLANPRSYEISVVDDMGNVTMETRTANEVRLQAGGGVTFEGDVDTDAGVFASDGASSLDVAAAGVGFAGDIGSDSGGTATIDTLGVDTVSFGAGPHSVTVAQADFRGAIGGPGALTLRGLGTDSELRFHGDVGAGQALASFDADADFLTFGAASSGITSVGDVALNMATPVATVPETATIADTGGGFVIRSGGNVSVGAQEKLSSAGALGIAAAGTVSVGDLSATSIDIDAPTIVIQGRAPGNVALPSGTRVADRGVDWVANDIVTSSRPVWDGAGAAPVFALGSGGVRFPGGPLPFETVRFTADGAAIDLENFGSGRLADLVGTGGPVISDASQDVPRPERNVQPTLQARFSDTAPVPAPVLDQRQVLNYVRCLTPEGFPCDADAIGGPSDSSGSALDTERAREIVRRYHDLIASPVGRRELAKAFAPLGLEPAPPADGAALYATLASDGRYYPARQSLEELATVLTQISLLGLDDPATHEIRRAVARDFADAAASDRLDAALVLDAVEASGVGALP is encoded by the coding sequence ATGAACACGAACCCGCTGCTCCCGAGCGCCCAGCCCCACCGCCCGAAGGACCGATGGCGTCGGTCTACGGCCTGGCTGCTGCTCGCGTGCCTGCAGGTGTTTCCGCCGGGCATCGCGTTCGCCGGCCCGGAGGGGGAGCAGGTCGTCTCGGGAAGCGCGGACTTCCATCGCGAGGGCAACCTCACGCACATCACGACCCACACGCCCGAGACCATCGTGAACTACACGGGGTTCGACATCGGCGTGCACGAGACGGTGCGGATCGACCAGCCGGGCGCCCACGCACGCATTCTGAACAACGTGCTTTCGACGGACCCGACCTTCCTCGACGGGCAGCTCGTCTCGAACGGTCAGGTCTGGATCGTGAACCCGGTGGGCGTGTTCGTCGGCGATCGCGCGATCATCGACGTGGGCAGCCTGGTTGCCGCGGCCGGCCACGTCGACCACGAGGACTTCCTCGCTGGCGTCGATCGCATCAGCGAACTCCAGGGCGAGGTGGGCGTCGCCGCGGGAGCGCAGATTCGCGCCGCCGAGCAGGTGCTTCTGGCCGGTCGCTACGTCGCCAACTACGGACACATCGAGGCGCCTGGCGGGATGATCGCGCTGGTGGCGGGCGATGCCGTGCGTCTGGCGCGGGTGGACGGCCGCGTGTCGATCACCGCCGACCGGGCGACGGCACCCGACCCCGATCGCTTCGGCGTCGTGCAGGCGGGTCACCTCGATGCGGGCAGCACGGGCAGCGTGCACCTGACCGCCGGCGATGCGTATTCCCTCGCGATGAACCACACCGGGATCACCCGGGCCGGCGAGATCCATGCCGAGGGCGGCGATGGTGGCGTGGTGCGCATCGCGGGGCGTCTCGACGCGTCGCGCGAGGGTGAGGGCGAACAGGGCGGCCGCATCGCCGTGCTCGGTGACACGATCGGACTGGTCGACGCGACCCTGGATGCATCCGGCGACGCCGGCGGTGGCGAGATCCTGGTGGGCGGTGAACAGCAGGGGCAGGGCGACACGCCCACCGCCGAGCGTACCTACGTCGACGCCGACAGCGTGCTGCGGGCCGACGCCCTCTCCGAGGGCAACGGCGGCCGCATCATCGTCTGGGCCGACGACACCACCGCGTTCTACGGAACCGTGAGCGGACGCGGGGGTGCGGAGTCCGGCGACGGCGGCTTCGCCGAGATCTCGGGGAAGCGTTCGCTCGTGTCGCGCGGCGACGTCGATCTCGGGGCCGACAACGGCGAGTTCGGCACCCTGCTCTACGACCCGCTCCAGATCGTGATCCGCGGCGGGACCGCCGACGGCACCGACGCTCCGAACGTCGACGCGAATCTCTTGCAGGGGGACGCCGGACTGGCGGGCTTCGTGGCCTCGACCGACAACGGCACGAACACCACGCCAGGCGTCGTCGTTCCCTTCGAGATCTACGAGAGCGAGATCGAGGGCACGCAGGCCAACCTGGTCCTGCAGGCCGGCCAGAGCATCACGACGACCGGCACCTTCAACAACGACAGCGGCGCGGGCGAAGGCGTGGGCGTCGTCCGACTGCAGCCCGGCCGCGATCTCGACCTGCTCGTCGTCGATACCGGTGACCCGGTGCTGCCGGGCGACATCGTCGGTATCGACATCCGCACGTCGGACACCGGCGACCTGACCTGGCAGCTCAGCGATGGCGGCGCGGCCTCGCTGCGGACCGAGACCGACGGAACGCGCGCGTCGGTGATTCGCGTCGGCACCCTCGAGACCCAGGGCGTGCGCGACGGCGCCGCGAACGCCATCGAGATCGACGCGCAGGGAAGCGGTGACATCGAGATCGGCACGCTGCGCACGTCGGGCAGCGATCCCATGGGCAGTCCCACCGACGTGGTGGACGGCGTCGTCGTGAACCGGATCGACGCCGGCAACGTGACCGTCCTGACCGACGCGGGCGACGTCACCGTCGGGACCATCGAGGCCGTCGGCGGCAACGCAACGAACCTCACCAGCAGCGATCCGACGCTCACGGATGGCGGCGACGGCGGCGATGGTGGCATCGTCAGCGTCGCGTCGTTCCTCGGCGCGGTGACGGTGGACACCATCGACGTCTCGGGTGGCGACGGCGTGGCCCAGCTTCTCGATACGGGGAGCGGACCGTCGGAGAACGCGAGTGGTGGGTTCGGCGGCGGCATCAGCCTGATCGCCGACGCGGATCCCACCAGCGCCGAGCCGGCCGCCGCCGGGGCGCGCTCGGTGACCGTCACCGGAAACCTGCTCGCGCGCGGCGGCGACGGTCTCGGCACCCGCAACGCGGACGTTCCAGACCCGGATGGCGGACCTCCGACCAACCGCGACTTCGGTGCGTCCGGCGGCGCGGGCGGACAAATCTTCCTGGGCGCCGGCCTGGTGGCGGACGAGGGAACGGTCACCGTCGGCGGCGCCGGGCCCGTGGTGGTCGACGCGTCCGGCGGGGCCGGGACGTCGGCGGGCGGCAACGCGACCGGCGGGGGGATCTCGCCCTTCTCCGGCGCCGCGGTCGGGTCGGTCCGCGTCGAAGCCCACGATGATGTCGTCCTGACCGACACCGACATCGTCGCGAACGGCGGCCGGTCCGGCTTCGACACGCAGCTCGCGAGCGTGTCGGGTCCGGGTGGTCTGGCCGGCGGCGGCGGGGAGGTCAGCATGCTCTCCGACGCCGGCGATGTCCGGGTGGACGCCGCCAGCACGGTCACGGCGAACGGCGCGGAAGGCCGCTTCGAGTCCAGCCTCGTGATGCCGGATCCGGACACGCTGATCCTCGCGGGCCAGGGCGGTGGCGGCGGCAACCTCGTCTTCGAGGCGAACGGTGACGGCGGGCAGGTCGAGGTGCTCGGCGCGCTCTCGGCACGCGGTGGCGATGGCAACTACGGTGCCGCGGGAGCGGGGGGCCAGGTGCTTCTCGACACCCAGGATGGCGCCGCCACGCTGGCCGACGTCGACGTCTCCGGCGGCAACGCGAACTTCGTCGTGGTGCCGGGCCTGATGCTGGAGCCGCTGGCTGGCGGAAACGGCGGCAACGTCCAGGTCACGACGCGCGCGGGCACCGGGTCCTCCGCGACGGGCGGTGGCGACGTGCTCCTGGGCGGCACGATCACCAGCCTCGGCGGAACCGGCATCCCCACCCAGGATCCACCGGCGACCGATCCCAACGAGAACCACGGGGTCGGGGGGCTCGTCCGGATCACGTCGGTCCAGGACGTGGAGAGCGCCGGCAGCAACGCCCAGATCCAGGCCGGGACCGTCGTGGTGACGGGCAGCGACGTCTTCGCCGCCGGGAACGACCTCCTGCTCTCGTCGACGGGCAACACTGGTCCGGCGGACTTCGTCGACCAGGCGACCGTCGAGGCCGCGGGGAACGCCCGGGTCCTGCTCGACGACGCCAATGCCTTCGACCGGGTCGAGCTGATCCAGGACCGGGCCGATCGCAACTTCGACGCGTTCCGCAGCGACGGCACCACCGTCGTGGTCGACGCGGACGGTACGTCCGCGACCCAGCACACGCTCCAGTCGATGGTGACCCAGAACGGCGACGCCCATCTCACCTATCGCCTGCGAACCGACGTCGGCGACGGAGATGGCGGAACGCCGATCGATGCCATCGAGACCCAGACCCTGGTGGTGGCGAACGGCGCGGTGAATCTCGGAGACAACGGCGGCACGTTGGCCCACGCACGCGCGGTGGCCACCGAGTCCGAGGGCGAACGCCTGATCGGCGCCATCGAAGCCCAGGGCGCGGGGCCCCACGTGACGACGGCGGGAAATCTCCAGCTCTTCGGAACCCGCATCGGAAGCACCGCCACGCCTCTCTCGGTGAACGGTACCGGAGCCAGTGTGGAGCTCGGGGTGGCGGGCAGCGTCGACGCCAGCGTGACGAACGCCGCGATCCTCGACGTGACCCAGCGGGTGGCCGGTGCCGACGTCAACATCGGGCTCGGGGGCGGGGACGTCGTCACGATCGACGGCACGGTGGTCGACGATGGTCAGAGCCGCACCGAGACGACCCGGGTCACGGCGGCGAACACGACGACGAGCGGGACCGCCTTCTACTTCCACCTCGATGACGACTCGGCGGGCAGCGGCCCCGCCGACGAACCGACCGTGGTGATCGCGAACGGGGCAGTACAGCTGGGCGCCGACGGCGGGTTCGCGAGCCGCGGCAGCGTGCAGCTCGAGGATGGCGCCGGTTCCGCGATCGACGCCGGCGGCAACCAGCTGGCGCTGATCGCCGACACGGATCGGGACGGCATCGGCGCGGTCCTTGCCGAGGGCACGGGCACCCATGTCGCGAACGTGGGCGCCCTCCTGGCCGTGGGAGGGGCAGGTGTCGGCAGCGAGGCGAACCCCCTGCGCACGAACGGAGGCGCCACGTTGGCGGTGGCCGGGAGCGGTGGATCGGGCGATTTCCAGTTGGTGAACGACAACGGCGTGCTGCAGTTGGTGCCCATCGATCTGCTCGTGGCGAACCGCGGCGAGCAGGAGACGGTCTCCTACGCCGGCGTGGGAGCGACCGGCGATGTCGTCCTCGATAACGGGGGACGCGAGATCGTGCTCGGTGCGATCCAGCCCGACGAGACCTCGTTCCAGCTCATCGAGAACCCGGCCTTCGTCATTCGGGGCACCGAGGAGGGCACCGAGCTGCGCGCGGGCTTCGGCGACCTGCGCTACGGCCTCGCCGCGTTCGCCGTGTCGGGTCCTGCGGTGACCAATGCCCACGTGACCAGCGGTGGCAACCAGCGCTTCGCGGGTGACGTGACCCTGGCCAACCCGCGCAGCTACGAGATCAGCGTCGTGGACGACATGGGCAACGTCACGATGGAGACCCGCACCGCGAACGAGGTGCGACTCCAGGCGGGCGGCGGTGTGACCTTCGAGGGCGACGTCGATACCGACGCGGGCGTCTTCGCTAGCGATGGCGCCAGCTCCCTCGATGTCGCAGCGGCCGGCGTGGGCTTCGCCGGCGACATCGGCAGCGACTCGGGTGGGACCGCGACGATCGACACCCTCGGCGTCGACACGGTGTCCTTCGGTGCCGGCCCCCACAGCGTGACGGTGGCCCAGGCCGACTTCCGCGGGGCGATCGGCGGGCCCGGTGCGCTGACCCTCCGCGGTCTCGGGACCGACTCGGAGCTGCGCTTCCACGGTGACGTGGGTGCCGGTCAGGCGCTGGCCTCCTTCGACGCGGATGCCGACTTCCTCACCTTCGGCGCCGCGTCGAGCGGCATCACCTCGGTGGGTGACGTGGCCCTCAACATGGCGACGCCGGTCGCCACGGTGCCCGAGACCGCGACGATCGCGGACACCGGCGGCGGCTTCGTCATTCGCAGCGGCGGCAACGTGAGCGTCGGAGCCCAGGAGAAGCTGTCCTCGGCGGGCGCGCTGGGAATCGCAGCCGCCGGCACCGTGAGCGTCGGAGATCTCTCTGCGACCTCCATCGACATCGATGCACCGACGATCGTGATCCAGGGGCGCGCGCCCGGAAACGTGGCGCTTCCGAGCGGCACGCGCGTGGCCGATCGCGGCGTCGACTGGGTGGCGAACGACATCGTCACTTCGAGTCGACCGGTCTGGGATGGCGCGGGAGCCGCCCCGGTCTTCGCGCTCGGCAGCGGCGGCGTGCGGTTCCCGGGCGGACCGTTGCCCTTCGAGACCGTGCGCTTCACGGCGGACGGGGCCGCGATCGATCTCGAGAACTTCGGGAGCGGGCGCCTCGCCGATCTGGTCGGTACGGGCGGTCCCGTCATCTCCGACGCGTCCCAGGACGTTCCGCGTCCCGAGCGCAACGTGCAGCCGACGCTCCAGGCGCGCTTCAGCGACACCGCGCCGGTGCCGGCGCCGGTGTTGGACCAGCGGCAGGTGCTCAACTACGTGCGCTGCCTGACACCCGAAGGGTTCCCCTGCGACGCGGATGCGATCGGCGGGCCGAGCGATTCCTCGGGCAGCGCGCTCGACACCGAGCGCGCTCGCGAGATCGTCCGGCGCTATCACGATCTGATCGCGAGCCCGGTGGGACGCCGCGAACTCGCAAAAGCGTTCGCGCCGCTCGGGCTCGAGCCCGCGCCTCCGGCCGACGGCGCGGCGCTCTACGCCACGCTCGCGAGTGATGGCCGCTACTACCCGGCTCGCCAGAGCCTCGAAGAACTCGCCACCGTGCTGACGCAGATCTCGCTGCTGGGCCTCGACGACCCGGCGACCCACGAGATCCGACGGGCGGTGGCCCGTGACTTCGCGGACGCCGCGGCGAGCGACCGGCTCGATGCCGCCCTCGTGCTCGACGCCGTCGAGGCGAGCGGCGTGGGCGCGCTGCCCTAG
- a CDS encoding ShlB/FhaC/HecB family hemolysin secretion/activation protein yields MTRARRAGAALVVCLAFALGAASPARAITYETVYPVSAIEIEYALDHPRHIPIEDLLDLEVGLHADEAGYIAPRPVDRTVRIRLSSLPRRASFGASALLHINQHIVATFNRAGYNGVLVSVPDIEEGTGRDLRAPGDTVLRIRVWTGRVSRVTSVADGDRFGGLSVNERTNHAAHAWIRDRSPVRPGGPRGLLGIESLEDYAAQLSRHPGRRVEAELTPGDRTGTTAVNLRVAETKPWYAYAQYTNTGTSTTTRNRQRLGFAHHQLTGRDDILRLDYTTGDFDRVHAVVGSYVAPFSLEAPEWRFGLSGWYSQFDAEETGFTNTDVDGSEASLGGEISRQLYQSGDFFVDAAIGARWQLLSVESRQLALRGFEADVNYVVPHADLRVERETATSTLRARAGLMGGWSDTDAGDTTGDTIDPATGRFVAGPAELDLLGTPLADDDFVLANFDASLAFYLEPLLNRAAWEDPSTPGSSTLAHEIALLARGQWALGNRLVPQFQQVAGGFATVRGYRQSAVVGDNLLGGTAEYRLHIPRLFAPSDTANPPKLPGLGAFHVRAPHVWGVPDWDLILRFFGDAAYVESSNALASEPEETLVSIGAGIELQILRNLTLRADAGHVLHDLSSRGGEDGETRGHVAATILY; encoded by the coding sequence ATGACGCGTGCACGTCGCGCTGGCGCGGCCCTCGTCGTGTGTCTCGCCTTCGCCCTCGGCGCGGCGTCACCGGCGCGCGCGATCACCTACGAGACCGTGTACCCGGTGAGCGCCATCGAGATCGAGTACGCCCTCGACCACCCGCGCCATATCCCGATCGAGGATCTGCTCGACCTCGAGGTCGGGCTGCACGCCGACGAAGCGGGCTACATCGCGCCCCGGCCCGTCGACCGCACCGTCCGCATTCGGCTCTCGTCGCTGCCGCGGCGGGCTTCCTTCGGAGCGTCCGCGCTGCTGCACATCAACCAGCACATCGTCGCGACCTTCAACCGCGCCGGTTACAACGGCGTTCTCGTCTCCGTCCCCGACATCGAGGAAGGGACCGGCCGCGACCTGCGCGCTCCCGGCGACACGGTCCTGCGTATCCGGGTCTGGACGGGCCGCGTGAGTCGCGTGACGAGCGTCGCGGATGGCGATCGTTTCGGCGGCCTGTCGGTGAACGAGCGCACCAACCACGCTGCCCACGCCTGGATCCGCGACCGCTCGCCGGTGCGTCCCGGTGGCCCGCGAGGCCTGCTCGGCATCGAGTCTCTCGAGGACTATGCGGCCCAGCTCTCGCGTCACCCCGGACGTCGCGTGGAGGCCGAGTTGACCCCGGGCGATCGCACCGGAACGACCGCGGTCAACCTGCGCGTTGCCGAGACCAAGCCCTGGTACGCCTACGCCCAGTACACGAACACCGGCACCTCGACGACGACCCGCAACCGCCAGCGGCTCGGGTTCGCGCACCATCAGCTCACCGGGCGCGACGACATCCTGCGACTCGACTACACGACCGGCGACTTCGACCGGGTGCACGCGGTCGTCGGATCCTATGTCGCGCCGTTCAGCTTGGAAGCACCGGAATGGCGCTTCGGCCTGTCGGGCTGGTACAGCCAGTTCGACGCCGAGGAGACCGGCTTCACCAACACCGACGTCGATGGGTCCGAAGCCAGCCTGGGCGGCGAGATCAGCCGTCAGCTCTACCAGTCGGGCGATTTCTTCGTCGACGCGGCGATCGGGGCCCGCTGGCAGCTGCTCTCGGTCGAGAGTCGACAGCTCGCGCTGCGCGGCTTCGAGGCCGACGTGAACTACGTGGTGCCCCACGCGGATCTCCGCGTCGAACGCGAGACGGCGACGTCGACGCTGCGCGCGCGCGCCGGCTTGATGGGCGGTTGGAGCGACACCGACGCTGGCGACACGACCGGGGATACCATCGACCCCGCGACGGGGCGCTTCGTGGCCGGCCCCGCCGAGCTCGATCTGCTCGGCACGCCGCTTGCCGACGACGACTTCGTGCTCGCGAACTTCGACGCGAGCCTCGCCTTCTACCTGGAACCGCTGCTCAACCGCGCCGCCTGGGAAGACCCGAGCACGCCGGGCAGTTCGACCCTCGCCCACGAGATCGCGTTGCTGGCGCGCGGTCAGTGGGCCCTCGGCAATCGCCTGGTGCCCCAGTTCCAACAGGTCGCGGGTGGGTTCGCCACGGTGCGTGGCTACCGCCAGTCGGCGGTGGTGGGCGACAACCTCCTCGGCGGGACGGCGGAGTACCGGCTCCACATCCCGCGCCTCTTCGCCCCGTCGGACACGGCGAACCCGCCGAAGCTGCCTGGGCTCGGGGCGTTCCATGTGCGCGCCCCCCACGTCTGGGGCGTGCCCGACTGGGACCTGATCCTGCGCTTCTTCGGCGACGCGGCCTACGTCGAGTCGAGTAACGCGCTCGCCAGCGAACCCGAGGAGACCCTCGTGTCGATCGGCGCTGGGATCGAGCTGCAGATCCTCCGCAACCTGACGCTGCGCGCCGACGCTGGACACGTGCTCCACGACCTCTCGTCTCGCGGCGGTGAGGACGGTGAAACCCGAGGCCACGTCGCGGCCACCATTCTTTATTGA